One stretch of Prunus persica cultivar Lovell chromosome G1, Prunus_persica_NCBIv2, whole genome shotgun sequence DNA includes these proteins:
- the LOC18791697 gene encoding pentatricopeptide repeat-containing protein At3g06920, with protein sequence MLLRKQGIRHFHLNCCNIYTFSKRFSSLPNGPSSEHDRKVVSSMDRVSCDNSRKVEGVRQVVDDVCQVLEGRPWGPTLENALSMLDNKPQSESVIGVLRRLKDVGLAFNYFRWCERQTDQAHCPEAYNSLLMVMARSRNFKFLEQVLEEMSIAGIGPFNNVCIELVVSCVKSQKLREAFNLLQTMRKFKFRPAFSAYTTLIGALSTVPESDLMLTLFHQMQEIGYEVTVHLFTTIIRVFAKEGRVDAALSLLDEMKSNSFNADVVLYNVCIDCFGKVGKVDMAWKFFHEMRMHGMVPDDVTYTSMIGVLCKAERLGEAVELFEEMDVNRKVPCVYAYNTMIMGYGSAGRFEEAYSLFERQKRKGCIPSVIAYNCVLTCLGKKGRVEEALRIFDEMKKDAAPNLPTYNILIDMLCKAGNLEAALRVRDAMKEAGLYPNVMTVNIMIDRLCKAQKLDDACSIFEGMDHKVCTPDAVTFCSLIDGLGKQGKVDNAYRLYEKMLDSDQIPNAIVYTSLIRNFFRCGRKEDGHKIYKEMVRRGCSPDLMLLNTYMDCVFKAGEIDKGRFLFEEIKAQGFIPDVRSYSILIHGLVKAGLAHETYELFHAMKDQGCVLDTRAYNAIIDGFCKCGKVNKAYQLLEEMKTKGHQPTVVTYGSVIDGLAKIDRLDEAYMLFEEAKSKGVELNVIIYSSLVDGFGKVGRIDEAYLIMEELMQKGLAPNVYTYNCLLDALVKAGEIDEAIVCFQSMKDLKCTPNHVTYSILINGLCRVRKFNKAFVYWQEMKKQGLQPNTITYTTMISGLAKAGNIRDASGLFERFKASGGILDSASYNAMIEGLSSGNRAMEAYALFEETRQKGCHIHTKTCVVLLDALHKAECLEQAAIVGAVLRETAKSQHASRSW encoded by the exons ATGCTCCTAAGAAAACAAG GCATACGCCATTTTCATTTGAACTGCTGTAACATTTACACTTTTTCAAAAAGGTTTTCATCCTTGCCAAATGGGCCTTCTTCTGAACATGATAGGAAAGTTGTTTCCTCCATGGATAGGGTTAGTTGCGATAATTCGAGAAAAGTTGAGGGTGTGAGACAAgtagttgatgatgtgtgccAAGTATTGGAGGGTCGTCCTTGGGGACCTACCCTTGAGAATGCTTTATCAATGCTTGACAACAAACCTCAATCAGAATCAGTTATTGGAGTCTTAAGGAGACTGAAAGATGTAGGTCtagcatttaattattttcggTGGTGTGAGAGACAAACTGACCAAGCACATTGTCCCGAAGCATACAATTCACTTCTCATGGTCATGGCTAGGAGTAGAAATTTTAAGTTCTTGGAACAGGTCCTGGAAGAAATGAGTATTGCAGGAATTGGCCCATTTAATAACGTATGTATTGAGTTAGTTGTGAGCTGTGTTAAGTCACAGAAGCTGAGAGAAGCTTTCAATCTATTGCAAACCATGAGGAAGTTCAAATTCCGCCCAGCATTTTCAGCCTATACAACTCTAATTGGAGCTTTGTCTACAGTTCCTGAATCTGATCTCATGTTGACTCTCTTTCATCAAATGCAGGAGATAGGTTATGAAGTTACTGTGCATTTATTTACAACTATTATTCGTGTATTTGCCAAGGAAGGCCGAGTTGATGCTGCTCTCTCCTTGTTGGATGAGATGAAGAGCAACTCTTTTAATGCGGATGTTGTTCTTTATAACGTCTGTATAGACTGCTTTGGTAAAGTCGGTAAGGTGGATATGGCCTGGAAATTCTTTCATGAAATGAGAATGCATGGCATGGTGCCTGATGATGTGACATATACTAGCATGATAGGAGTTCTCTGCAAAGCTGAGAGACTAGGTGAAGCGGTGGAGTTATTTGAGGAGATGGATGTGAATAGGAAAGTACCTTGTGTGTATGCGTATAACACCATGATCATGGGCTATGGTTCTGCTGGAAGGTTTGAGGAAGCATACAGCTTATTTGAGaggcaaaaaagaaaggggtGCATTCCGAGTGTGATTGCATATAATTGTGTTCTCACTTGCCTAGGGAAGAAGGGAAGAGTAGAAGAAGCGTTAAGGATTTTTGATGAGATGAAGAAAGATGCAGCTCCCAATCTTCCAACTTATAACATTCTAATAGACATGCTTTGCAAGGCAGGTAACCTCGAGGCTGCTCTGCGTGTTCGGGATGCCATGAAAGAAGCTGGTTTATATCCTAATGTTATGACTGTAAACATAATGATTGATCGACTCTGTAAAGCTCAGAAACTTGATGATGCTTGTTCTATCTTTGAAGGAATGGATCACAAAGTTTGCACACCAGATGCAGTTACGTTTTGTTCTCTTATAGATGGCTTGGGTAAACAAGGAAAGGTAGATAATGCCTACAGGCTTTATGAGAAGATGCTGGATTCTGATCAGATTCCAAATGCTATTGTATATACATCCCTCATCAGGAACTTCTTCAGGTGTGGTAGAAAGGAGGATGGTCACAAAATATACAAAGAAATGGTGCGTAGGGGCTGTTCTCCTGATCTGATGCTTCTTAACACCTATATGGATTGTGTTTTCAAGGCTGGTGAAATTGACAAAGGTAGATTTTTGTTTGAGGAGATAAAGGCTCAAGGATTCATCCCGGATGTGCGGAGCTATTCAATCTTAATTCATGGCCTTGTAAAAGCAGGTTTGGCACATGAAACCTATGAATTATTTCATGCGATGAAGGATCAAGGCTGTGTATTGGACACCCGTGCTTACAATGCCATCATTGATGGATTCTGCAAATGTGGAAAGGTGAATAAAGCATACCAGCTGCTGGAGGAAATGAAAACTAAGGGTCACCAGCCCACAGTTGTTACTTATGGTTCTGTCATTGACGGGCTTGCCAAGATTGACAGACTTGATGAAGCATACATGCTTTTTGAAGAAGCAAAGTCAAAGGGAGTAGAATTGAATGTAATTATTTATAGTAGTCTTGTTGATGGGTTTGGGAAGGTGGGTAGAATTGATGAAGCATATCTAATCATGGAAGAGCTAATGCAGAAGGGTTTGGCACCTAATGTTTACACATATAATTGCTTGCTTGATGCACTTGTGAAAGCTGGTGAAATTGATGAAGCCATTGTTTGCTTTCAATCCATGAAAGACTTGAAATGTACACCCAACCATGTAACTTATAGCATTCTCATAAATGGTCTTTGTAGAGTTagaaaattcaataaggcTTTTGTGTACTGGCAAGAGATGAAGAAACAAGGGTTACAGCCCAACACAATCACCTACACCACCATGATATCCGGACTTGCAAAGGCTGGGAACATAAGAGATGCTAGTGGGCTTTTTGAGAGGTTTAAAGCCAGTGGTGGCATTCTCGATTCTGCTAGTTATAATGCTATGATAGAAGGATTAAGTAGCGGAAATAGGGCAATGGAAGCATATGCACTTTTTGAGGAAACTCGGCAGAAAGGTTGTCATATTCATACCAAGACATGTGTTGTTCTGTTGGATGCCTTGCACAAGGCTGAATGCCTTGAGCAGGCAGCAATTGTCGGTGCTGTGCTTAGGGAAACTGCAAAGTCTCAACATGCTTCAAGATCATGGTAA
- the LOC18791260 gene encoding crescerin-2 → MAMALRPIDNALPTTPERPKKQTKVPVSIQKQPEFGVNDENQAPLPAATIDATIDYISSENLKPISDPDFKILSLNEGLDSKDWVKVCESLNNVRRFALYHSALLFPTLEKVMVVMVKAMKNPRSALCKTSIMASFDIFKAFGDSLFDSATSAAFDQLLLQLLLKASQDKRFVCEEADRTLNTMVQSLTPLPLLQKLRAYASHANPRVRAKAAVSVSACVSKMGLEGMKDYGLVSLVKMAADLLNDRLPEAREAARGIVLSVYNAYTENEEEKQEIWLNFCQSNLTPIHAQSMVKITSSQ, encoded by the exons ATGGCTATGGCTCTCAGGCCCATCGATAATGCTCTTCCAACCACACCAGAAAGGCCGAAAAAGCAAACCAAAGTTCCTGTTTCTATCCAAAAGCAACCCGAGTTTGGGGTCAATGATGAAAACCAGGCTCCACTTCCTGCAGCAACCATTGATGCCACCATTGATTATATCTCTTCTGAGAATCTCAAACCCATCTCAGACCCTGATTTCAAAATTCTG AGCTTGAATGAGGGATTAGATTCAAAGGATTGGGTGAAGGTGTGCGAGTCTCTGAACAATGTTAGGCGTTTTGCACTCTATCACTCTGCTCTTTTGTTTCCTACTCT AGAGAAAGTTATGGTGGTGATGGTTAAGGCAATGAAGAATCCCAGAAGTGCTTTATGCAAGACATCCATTATGGCGTCGTTTGATATCTTTAAGGCCTTTGGTGACAGTTTATTTGACTCTGCCACCTCTGCTGCATTTGATCAATTG CTGCTGCAACTGCTGCTGAAAGCGTCTCAAGACAAACGGTTTGTGTGCGAAGAAGCAGATAGGACCCTGAACACAATGGTGCAGTCTTTGACTCCTCTGCCTTTGCTTCAAAAGCTTAGAGCCTATGCTTCCCATGCCAACCCCCGAGTCAGAGCCAAAGCTGCCGTTTCCGTCTCAGCTTGTGTCTCTAAGATG GGGCTTGAAGGAATGAAGGATTATGGGCTGGTCTCTTTGGTTAAAATGGCTGCAGATTTGTTGAATGATAGGCTGCCGGAGGCAAGGGAAGCGGCACGGGGTATTGTGCTTTCGGTGTACAATGCCTATACAGAGAATGAAGAGGAGAAGCAAGAGATATGGCTAAACTTTTGCCAGTCTAATTTGACACCAATTCATGCTCAGTCCATGGTCAAAATTACTTCTTCTCAGTAG
- the LOC18789638 gene encoding uncharacterized protein LOC18789638 isoform X1, translating into MAGAHCATFPFLTPPICSAAKPTKPILSASIALASKPTRRKNYLRPKILKTLAEPDPPPRTPLLPEQPLTSPVIPIESPVTQYENDSNLERSSDQGDVVAGEVNKVEEFSVSETTPEYNGIVGKLSAKSVLKFGAYLVGAYLFQAFFTVWLLGNDNPDEENRKSKSSGLSLSKGKVLNTNVGSGLSNVVYLDELQLDEKIEEIRAMAREARKQEKKEGKGNVGDEDDVIDESSMPRNRIGIEKEVGERLLKLQNRLNSKREKLQGPYVKDFGKHENSEDENLKEGEGGLMFKKKLKFKAEAKRSPKGFGGLEEHDENRPELDFEQSVSETLEEEPKLLQDDGNHLDKGTGKMDSGKDIGVGTIEPKNGTVQRTRRGRSSEGVKSKKSRELGKKKSRLKKEVHETTIKSGDHVNGSSRHKEAGKERVPNKVSGNRSKNEIDPWWLDLPYVLVILMRRGSGSEGQGGLYTLKFSSQPQNQRDSSYTVAFEDRADANNFCFLLESLFEDLGDFSADIAPLPNKELREAIKSDNMKVIFVKKGQLPLYAGQPFEEVEMALRSLVEHD; encoded by the exons ATGGCGGGTGCGCATTGCGCCACCTTCCCTTTCCTCACGCCTCCAATCTGCTCCGCCGCCAAACCAACCAAACCCATCCTATCAGCCTCTATTGCCCTAGCATCAAAGCCCACACGACGGAAAAACTATCTGCGCCCGAAAATCCTCAAAACCCTAGCTGAACCCGACCCGCCACCCAGAACCCCTCTCCTTCCCGAACAACCCCTAACAAGCCCCGTAATTCCCATTGAGTCCCCCGTAACCCAATATGAAAACGACTCTAATCTCGAGCGTAGCTCCGACCAAGGCGACGTCGTTGCCGGAGAAGTCAATAAGGTCGAGGAATTCAGCGTATCTGAGACGACACCGGAGTATAATGGCATTGTTGGTAAATTATCTGCGAAGTCTGTCCTTAAATTTGGGGCGTATTTGGTTGGGGCTTATTTGTTTCAGGCGTTTTTTACTGTTTGGCTACTGGGAAATGACAATCCTGATGAGGAAAATAGGAAATCCAAGAGTTCAGGTTTAAGTTTATCCAAAGGGAAAGTTTTGAATACAAATGTTGGGTCTGGATTGAGCAATGTGGTTTATTTGGATGAGCTCCAGTTGGAtgagaaaatagaagaaattAGAGCAATGGCAAGGGAAGCGCGAAAgcaagagaaaaaggaagggaAGGGAAATGTTGGTGACGAAGATGATGTTATTGATGAAAGTTCGATGCCAAGGAATAGAATCGGTATTGAAAAAGAAGTCGGGGAGCGGTTGCTTAAGTTGCAGAATAGGTTGAATTCTAAAAGGGAGAAGTTACAGGGTCCATATGTGAAAGACTTTGGAAAGCATGAGAATAGTGAAGATGAGAATTTGAAAGAGGGGGAAGGGGGATTGATGTTTAAGAAAAAGCTTAAATTTAAGGCTGAGGCGAAAAGAAGTCCCAAGGGATTTGGAGGTTTGGAAGAGCATGATGAAAACCGGCCAGAGTTGGATTTCGAACAAAGTGTTTCTGAGACTTTGGAGGAAGAACCCAAATTGTTGCAAGATGATGGGAACCATTTGGACAAAGGAACTGGAAAAATGGATAGTGGAAAGGACATAGGAGTTGGAACTATTGAACCAAAGAATG GTACCGTCCAGAGGACAAGACGAGGGAGGTCATCTGAAGGAGTaaagtcaaaaaaatcaagagaGTTGGGGAAGAAAAAGTCTCGCTTGAAGAAAGAAGTCCACGAAACTACCATAAAATCTGGTGATCATGTAAATGGCAGTTCAAGACACAAAGAAGCTGGAAAGGAACGAGTGCCTAACAAAGTCAGTGGCAATAGATCGAAGAATGAGATTGATCCATGGTGGTTGGATCTTCCTTATGTTTTG GTTATTCTGATGCGGAGAGGTTCTGGTAGTGAGGGGCAAGGAGGACTTTATACTTTAAAGTTCAGTTCTCAGCCCCAAAACCAGAGAGATTCTTCATATACTGTTGCTTTCGAGGACCGTGCTGATGCCAATAACTTCTGTTTCCTATTGGAGTCTCTTTTTGAAGATCTGGGTGATTTCAGTGCTGATATTGCTCCTTTGCCAAACAAA gaACTTCGTGAAGCAATAAAATCAGATAACATGAAGGTAATATTTGTGAAAAAGGGGCAGCTTCCGCTGTATGCCGGGCAACCTTTTGAAGAAGTTGAGATGGCTTTGCGCTCTTTGGTTGAACATGattga
- the LOC18789638 gene encoding uncharacterized protein LOC18789638 isoform X2: MAGAHCATFPFLTPPICSAAKPTKPILSASIALASKPTRRKNYLRPKILKTLAEPDPPPRTPLLPEQPLTSPVIPIESPVTQYENDSNLERSSDQGDVVAGEVNKVEEFSVSETTPEYNGIVGKLSAKSVLKFGAYLVGAYLFQAFFTVWLLGNDNPDEENRKSKSSGLSLSKGKVLNTNVGSGLSNVVYLDELQLDEKIEEIRAMAREARKQEKKEGKGNVGDEDDVIDESSMPRNRIGIEKEVGERLLKLQNRLNSKREKLQGPYVKDFGKHENSEDENLKEGEGGLMFKKKLKFKAEAKRSPKGFGGLEEHDENRPELDFEQSVSETLEEEPKLLQDDGNHLDKGTGKMDSGKDIGVGTIEPKNGTVQRTRRGRSSEGVKSKKSRELGKKKSRLKKEVHETTIKSGDHVNGSSRHKEAGKERVPNKVSGNRSKNEIDPWWLDLPYVLYVSHARLF, from the exons ATGGCGGGTGCGCATTGCGCCACCTTCCCTTTCCTCACGCCTCCAATCTGCTCCGCCGCCAAACCAACCAAACCCATCCTATCAGCCTCTATTGCCCTAGCATCAAAGCCCACACGACGGAAAAACTATCTGCGCCCGAAAATCCTCAAAACCCTAGCTGAACCCGACCCGCCACCCAGAACCCCTCTCCTTCCCGAACAACCCCTAACAAGCCCCGTAATTCCCATTGAGTCCCCCGTAACCCAATATGAAAACGACTCTAATCTCGAGCGTAGCTCCGACCAAGGCGACGTCGTTGCCGGAGAAGTCAATAAGGTCGAGGAATTCAGCGTATCTGAGACGACACCGGAGTATAATGGCATTGTTGGTAAATTATCTGCGAAGTCTGTCCTTAAATTTGGGGCGTATTTGGTTGGGGCTTATTTGTTTCAGGCGTTTTTTACTGTTTGGCTACTGGGAAATGACAATCCTGATGAGGAAAATAGGAAATCCAAGAGTTCAGGTTTAAGTTTATCCAAAGGGAAAGTTTTGAATACAAATGTTGGGTCTGGATTGAGCAATGTGGTTTATTTGGATGAGCTCCAGTTGGAtgagaaaatagaagaaattAGAGCAATGGCAAGGGAAGCGCGAAAgcaagagaaaaaggaagggaAGGGAAATGTTGGTGACGAAGATGATGTTATTGATGAAAGTTCGATGCCAAGGAATAGAATCGGTATTGAAAAAGAAGTCGGGGAGCGGTTGCTTAAGTTGCAGAATAGGTTGAATTCTAAAAGGGAGAAGTTACAGGGTCCATATGTGAAAGACTTTGGAAAGCATGAGAATAGTGAAGATGAGAATTTGAAAGAGGGGGAAGGGGGATTGATGTTTAAGAAAAAGCTTAAATTTAAGGCTGAGGCGAAAAGAAGTCCCAAGGGATTTGGAGGTTTGGAAGAGCATGATGAAAACCGGCCAGAGTTGGATTTCGAACAAAGTGTTTCTGAGACTTTGGAGGAAGAACCCAAATTGTTGCAAGATGATGGGAACCATTTGGACAAAGGAACTGGAAAAATGGATAGTGGAAAGGACATAGGAGTTGGAACTATTGAACCAAAGAATG GTACCGTCCAGAGGACAAGACGAGGGAGGTCATCTGAAGGAGTaaagtcaaaaaaatcaagagaGTTGGGGAAGAAAAAGTCTCGCTTGAAGAAAGAAGTCCACGAAACTACCATAAAATCTGGTGATCATGTAAATGGCAGTTCAAGACACAAAGAAGCTGGAAAGGAACGAGTGCCTAACAAAGTCAGTGGCAATAGATCGAAGAATGAGATTGATCCATGGTGGTTGGATCTTCCTTATGTTTTG TATGTATCCCATGCCAGGTTATTCTGA